GTTTAGTTAGCATAGGAGCCATGGTATATACACTCAATTTGCACCTATTTACTTTATCCCAACACTGCTCAGGCCAAGGGCAGACAACTAGATAAACAACTCACTACATATATTGTCAGAGACACAGTGATCACCACTTTCCTTAATTGTGATCTTTTGATAACACTAATTAACCTGGGAAGGAGTACTTTAATAATTAAGTAAATCAAGCAACCTAGGTGTTATTGGTAAAGAGGCAAGTAACAAAGTAAAACTTATGAAACTATTAACTTATAAAAGTCAGGTTGCAAGAGAGGTCTTTGGTGGCATAGTGGTAAGACTCGCACCGTGCCTCGCTAACTATTTGGTGAAGGTTGGCCAaggcctggccagggaggattgtctgggtgccaatccttaactgttcacccATGTTCACCCAGTAATAAtttggtacctggttgttaactgaTTGGTgggtatgttgttgttatagattcagctactcggaacaagttccaagtagcacgggctatggtgagcccgtagtggacttatctggtacAGGAGCGGTGTTTGATAGGGGTGGGTAGTGTTCCAAGGAAAACTAGTGGGCAAGGCTTACAATGAGATTTGGGAAAGGAAAACTTTCAGCCTGTTAATAGGAGTCAGAAGTTGTCTATTCCTGTACCCACCTAtgtaaaaaagtcatcaccaataTGGTGTATATATACAAAGAACACATTTTCTTTAGAAATGTAATTCAAATGCAGATAACAAAGTTCCAAAAAATtacaacatttaaaaaaaatggaaaaaaatctTTTTGATTATGGTTAGTGGTACtatatttaaaatatatcttTTTAGCACTCATTTTGTGTTACTTGGATCATATTTTCCAATCACTGTAGATTACATATACCATCCTGTAGCTATACTGTAATAGCATACATTACTAAAGAAAATTTTTCTTCATAATTTCAGGTTTTGGATTTACAAGATTCGTTTGAATATCAAAGATGAAGAAAAGAGGAAGAGGTCGACAGAAAACTCCATTAGGGTCCAAAAAAACTTCCCCTGATCTGCAAGATGTCCTTTTCAATCCACAAATGAGGAATAGTACTGGTGCTACCTCATTAGTCGTACCAGAAACACCTACAAATTCTAGTACGAGTGTAGTTACGGGCTCCACCTTTACGTCTGTGATGGAAACTCCAGATGATGAATTACTAAATATTGTAAATAACTGTGTTACCAATGCAGATAATAAGAACCATGAACATAATGAAGCTGTTGTACAAAATAGTGATCAAATCAATGAAACGAATGATGATTCCCTCACATTTGCTATTACACCAGATCTTAACTTGGGCAGAACTAAGAAACTGTTGTCTATTTTGGAGTCTGAACATTCTTTCGCAAAATCCCTCCAATCTCAACAAATGAAAAACAGTTCAATGCTTTTTGGtcagaataataataatgaaagaaGAAGAACAAGAGTAACAGAGAGAGTTGGGATGCTTTCTCCTGTAAAAGGTAAAAAAAGGTTATCATTAGCTGACATTATATTACCATTTGATCTTAATAATTCTACAAATGGTTCACATAAAGTTAGATCAATCATAGAAAAGGAACACAAGCCAAGGAGATCAATGAATACACCAACCAAACCTCTGCCCACAAACTCCAGGAAAATGCTGCGGTCACAATTACCCAATAAAGGTGATAGTAAAGTCGAAGGTGATAATTTAGAAGTTGGAAAGGGAGAAAATGTAACTTTGCACTTTAATAGTGAAGATCTCCAATTGACTCCAGTAGTCAGTAGTAGTCAGCAAGCTCTTGAGAACACTATTCATGGTATCATAGAGGGACTTGAATCACAAAATTTAGATGAAACTGATCCAGTTGAAGGACAGCCACCATGTTTATTAAATGGTGAAACCCAAAAGCAGCTATTGCTTAGTTTAAAAAAGATGAAAGGTCGGCGTTGGAGTGTTTGTGGCAAGGTAGCGTGTGAagcactgccaggagcacaagcaTTGGCACGTAATTTAAATGTGAATCTTGGTGGGTCTAATAAGGCTTTGTCATCTGACATGTCATTGCCAGATAACAATCCTGAAAGACTGAAGAAGGATAATTGTGATGCTATATCTCGAGAACCTGCAAAACCACAACCAGAACTGAAGTCAATTTTGTCAGGTGAGATGCTTCAGACTTTgatttgttaatatttttaaaACAATTTGGGTATTAGGCATTTGTATATTTTTAAAATTTTCCATCTAACCATTTTGACTGGTTAATACAGTGATGGCCTCTCCTCTTGCAAAGGTCGCTGATCTCTGATAGTTCACGTGGATGGACTATGTTTCTTCACACTGCCCTAATATTCCTGTTCTTATCCTGTTTTtgtgtcccttccaagtgctatatagtcatactggcttagtgtgCTCTCCTGAAAATTACCTTGCCCTCGTGTTAAAATGTACCAGtggatcatccaataaggttagcagacttctacatGTTACcagtgctaggcttaggctccgctacaagtacctctgggagttggcATCATCTGTTGATGTAGagttgaccaaatgtaaactttgtcagcagaactattcacatacTTTGCATTATTATATAATGGGATGTGAAAAAAATAAAgggattcagagataacaccatcagtggtgtccaagaaatgtgtaagtacttcattcataatgatgtactgcaagAAATCTTAgtaaagtatccaaaatttgcttactgtagctaATGTatgccaacccatcctcctgtttatatAGTAGTTTTTTAACTACAATATGTGTACCAAATGTACTAAGGAATGAGATAGTAGAATTAATGTACTAAGGAATGAGATAGTAGAATTTTGAACAAATTCTACTAGTACTCATTTAATAATAGAGTCCAAAAAATGAAGCAAAAACACAATCttaaatattccaaggcctaatctagtacacatatgtactatacaaGGCCTCAGATAGTGTATATTAAGTCtaagaaggttaagttaggttagtttagtttgtctttgcagcaTAACAAAAATCTTTTTCTGGTCTAAATTCAATATGtctgatttctactttctaattgcattAAACATCAGtacatgtactatggtcctcattgtCACTATAAGTACACTGTGCTACCCAAAAAGGAGGATGGGCAGTGCATGAACattactgtaaagctgccgcccagttgggtaggtgtggagcaagactcgtactgtacagtaattgcgtgactcaccatagatgtaaagtgccttgtatagagactgttgtgagcctcttaactcgcttgtgatataaaaagactattgatatgtatttgtgtatatgtatgtatatatatgtatgtatatatgtatgtgtatgcatgtatgtgtgtaatatatatatgtacaatggcgtctcgattaacgagtttaatccgttccggctctgagctcgtcatgtggaaaactcgtcttgcgaaataacaacaaaactgtcgttggaggtgtccgagaaccagcTTGAACGCTAGTTAATCGAGCGAAAGCTTGTCAGTCGAGACatattttctgcgagtggcttgctcgttactcgaaatgctcgtaactggagcCGTTCGTCACTCGATGTTCTATTGTacagtatatgtatgtgtatgtatgaacagtATGTGTGCATGTAAtactaacaattgtgtaacttgcTTCACAagtttgtcacttgcttagctaaatgaactatggggttcagttcctgaacccattatgtgcccatgtaacactttccaccactgcccatgggatgggtatggggtgcataataagtaaATTAAATGGATTCAGATATACAATATATTCATTATAATTACCGGGGTAGTTGTTTTAAATGTTGCTTACCCATATTTAATGTAGAATTTGTTTAAAACATACATTTCGAGTTTTTCTctcaaaatactgtacagtaccttATTCATTTTCATGCAAAGCAATTAGTAAATCAAATACCCAATTGAAGAATTTGTATATACAGACAGACTCGTAGGGTAATGTACTATTTGGCAATTGAATTCTGTATATTGTCTCCTCATTTTTAATTTCCAATACTGGATTTTCCTGTCACGCTTCATTTGTAATGTAATGTAAATACACAAACTTAATAGTCCATTGTCTAGTTTAATTAGATTACAGTATATGTTATATGTCTTGTTACACATGTATCAAAACAATTCTTGTAATTAAATTGTTTGAAAACTTTTGCCTTCAGGTGTTGTTGCTTATGTAGAGGTTCGCATGGAGTGTGATAATCGTTCTGCAGTCATTAAAGAACACGTGCGTGCTTTGGGGGCAGAGGTGCAAGAAAGGTTAAATGCATCTGTTACCCATGTTATCTTTAGGGATGGCTCTAAGGTTCGTGTAATTTTGTTCTAAGTTTGAGTTTCTGCAGTCAATAGATGATCTAGGTCACAATATCAACATTCATATCTTAATATCTTCAAATAGGTGAATAAAGTTTTACAACTAGAAATAGTAAACCCAAATCAAGCTTGAATGAAGCTCATGAGTCTACATAATCATAGTAATTTCCTGATAAGTAAGAATATTCAGACTGAGATTATTTTGCTTAAttacagtactatagattgttATTATTCTGCCCTACTTCTTCTTTGAAGGATTTTCAGTTGTTTAGTTTCACGAGTGAAATTTCTGATGTTGTAACCATTTGACCTCTCCTGTGCTACTGTCGGGGCACTGTGAATCAAGCCATAATGTAGGCTGATTCAGATTTTGTTCTGCTTAAAAGGAAATTGTATTTTTTCCCTGGACTAATTACAATTTCTTGAAGCTGTAATCCAATGATTTATGAAGTTCATTATCCTGCTTCTCTTGTAGGTATAGTAATCTAGTGCACACATTATGGTCTAGAACACATTCAGGAACGGACACATACATCATTGATGCTTCAAGGACTATTCAAATGGCTCATTTAAAGGGAAGGacaggaaactatcaggagaaagtgccagggCATTATGACTATAGCACTTAGACGAgagcaggataaggatttgggattggggaggggagaggaggaatggtgcccaaccacttggacggtgggGGATTGAACACCAAGCTACATGCAGGAAAACTACCAAAGATGAGTCAGTCCAGCCAGGATAACAAACACAGTACAGTACTACTGTATATTTATAATGGCCTGTGCTCTAACTCAAAGGAATGTAGCCCCCAGCTCTTACTTGTGTAACCTAATCAAAACAAACTTCCTCTTAATTCTGAACTATACCAGGTGGTAAGCCATGTCCAGCTCTACCAACCTTATATACAGCTTGATTATGCTAGTGGCAAGCTTACAGGCTGGGATCAGATCTAAACTAAGTATTTAAATTTTACTCAATGCATCGTGTCACTGATGAGCGTTCAAGTTTTCTAGTTGGGAAACCTGCTAGGTCTTGAGTCTCAGTCACTGAGTGTTACATATTTGCTGGTTTCCTCTGAAGTGTTTACCTGAATTAACATCAGCTAGAAAGTGTCTAGCAGTGTAGTTTCTTGAATAGATTGATAGTTAACAAAGATGGGTCCCTGAAGCTGTGTTTTAGTAGAGTGATTAGGTGCACTATTAGCTTCTGCTTGAGTTGGGTTTGAGTTTGTCTGTATATCTGGAATTTTAGACATCATATCTAGGGTCTCATCAAATGCCATTGCAGGTTCTTTCTGTACCCTAAGGCTAGGTCACTGGTTCCATAGGAATGACTCTGTACAGTGGAGGTTATCAATAACAATGTCTTATACTTtctcttttttttgggggggagagcAATTTTCATTATGTAAAAGGATTCTGTACCCTCTTTGCTGTAAGATTTATGGCTAAAGTTAATAATTAAGGAGAACTTAAATTGGTACACCCTCCTTGCTCTTCAGTTTAGGTAAAATACTAAATGTTTACAAAAGATAAACTCATGCCAAAAGATGTAAGGCAAATTGTTGGGCTTCAATCTGTAACCCTTTGTTCTTAGAGTtgattctttaaaaaaaaatgtttgttGGTTCGTGTTGcagttttgtatgtggtgatcgtaTTACATTTTTTTGCCTTCTGTCGGTTAGCTTCAATATGTTCAATTCCTCCTGCCTCTCCTCATAACACTTGTGTGTACAAGTAAATCATATGTTCCAATTGGTAATAAGTTTGAAGCCAGTAACATGAATAATAAAAGATAAATCATTTCTAGTTTTAACTTACATTGTAGGCTATAAAACTTATTATAATATAAATGTATTGTTTCTTTGTTTTAAAAtaatatgatgtgatttttccagACTGTTTTCAACCGAGCCATGAAGCGTGGACTACACTTGGTATCATCGTTGTGGGTCGAGGCGTGTCGCGAGCAGCAGCAGCGTGTGCCTGAGGCACTCTACCCCAGCTGCTCAATTGAGACCTACTCAAAGCCACTTCTATCTGCTAAACTCAGAGTAGGTATAGTTTTGTAAATACTGTATATTTATTCATCAGCTGGGTCTGTCTTGCACAAACACAGTACAGAATGCAGGGGGATACAGCTTTCcattttataaatttttttttagaaGGTAGCAGCTAATGTCAACAGAATAATGTCAACAGCATTTGAAACGttttcatattaaaaaaaaatgttcatAAGGAGGTATTTTTGAAATCTGCAACTTTATGAACAAGAGGGCAATAGATTCAAGCTTAACAAAAAAGAATTTATATTATCCTATAAAAAGTTGCACAATTCACTTTTGTGAACTGTATAATAGATGGACGGGATACATCAAATGAGAGGATAGAGAATGCAAGGCAATCAAAAGCTTCAAAATGGCACACAGTAGTGTTAGAAAAAATAATGGAAAATGCAGGACAACATGAGTATAGCAATCATCCTTTTATTACCCTTAGGTACTTGCACACTTACTCACCCACTCAccctctacaccttcacccaccctccacactctccacccactctccacaccacctctcatcctccacacacctcaccaaTCTACATATATGTAGTAATAGGCATAATTGatttaaaatacaatactgtattacAGATTATTTAGCTGAGTAAGCAAGTGGAAGGATGTGTTTATCATttgatgaattaaaaaaatatatattattaaaatttaattatcaATATAATTATTTTTCTTGGAGGACAGACAGTTTGTGTATAtactagtacagtactgtatacgttagacttgtatcgaggtccccccccaaAGTCAAGCTACTGGCCCTCCCAAGGATGCCTCCCTACAACAGTTGGCTAAGTTCCGGGTACCTATTCattactaggtgaacacaagCATTTGGTGATAGGAAACATGCCAGACCATTTCTGTGCCGTCTGGCATATGAATCCGGGATTCCCGATTGGGAATAGACTGAACCTAACTGTATTACCGAAACCGATGGTCTGCAACATTTCTGGTCACTTGGGTTCCATTCCATCAAGGTTGCAATGTGTCATTTCCACTTTTCTTTATGTTGGTAATATTGGTTTTCCCTTTCTCCAGAGACCCAGTCACCTTTCTCTTGTATTGCTCCTTCACATGTTTTGCCATCCTAAAATATACTATAATTTAAAAAGTTAGCATTAGTATTTCCAAACAGTTCTTTAAGAATAACTATTATGGTATTGTATTTCCTTTTTCCAGAGGCTAAGGTCTATGCAGCCAAAAGAGCTTTCAGAAGAAGAAAAGCTAGCAACTGCTCGTGCCCGCCGGCGGCTCAAAGCCGTAAGCTCCCCATCAGATTCATCTGCGTCAAGTAATAAGCAGTTTGCTTTTCCATCATATAATTCTGAAAAGGAGGTAAAAATATACTTTTCAAAATGTTTCCATATTTCCTAGAAAAATGTGAGAATGATTGCTAATATTTTAATTATGTTTAGATTATGTACTGAATTTAATGATGAGTTTTAGCAACTAAAGATCCATATACGTACTATACTATACTGTACAGTGGAAATTTGGTCAATCAGAACGAATCCAGTGACAAATTGGATGCAACAGAAACTATGTACAAACATTCAAGGAATTCTTGCAAGACTGGAATTGTAGTGCCAGGAAAcaaattaataaaatattatttgttATTTTATAATTCAGGCTTTTGAGATGATATAAAATTTCCTTTCTGAGCAGGACACTTCAGTATTTCCTAAGGCTAGGTCACTGGTTCCATAGGAATGACTCATGACAGTCCGAGTAAGGTGACGTGCTGCACTAATGCAACAGAAATCATGTAAAACATCCTAGCTGAGTTGTTACTGATGCTAAGAATGCACTGGAGAATACCTAGCCCAGAGTGACCACAAAATgtttacacataaacactcaaagCCGCCTCATTTGGCATCACATTAACCACTGTGTAGAGCTCTTCCAAACTGGCTGCTATTCTTCGCCTTCATCACATGACAACATCCATGTCAGTGCTTGGTCCACGGCCTTGAACCCTTAAACTGTTTCTTATGtaaagaaaaagtacacatagAAATCTGGTGAGGAAACTGCTGTTTACATATCCTCCACCCATCTACATGCCTTGGACTCGTTTGTTTGAAATAATTACTAGCTGTGGGGGTATCCTGACTTAAGTCCATTTCATTTTGTTTTTCCATCTACTGCTGTTCATCTAAACATGAGTGGCATAATTACACATGGTCTATTTAGTGTGGCTAGTACCAGTTTTTTACCCTTCTCTTGTCTGCTGCACTCTTGGTGTTAGTGTATGAACAAATGACACAAGTGACATGTAGTATGTATACTGTACAAGAAATGTATGATTAGGAATACCAAACAAGCCTGGATGGTGGTGCACAAACTGTTAGAAAATGAGAGGAACTTCTTGGCAGGAAAAGGAAGTGAGTGGAGAGTAAATGTGACATAGTGGCAGTGGTGAATAGTGAATGTGGCTGAGAAATCCTTTAGTGAGAATGATCCTGTAACTCTCCTACAGAACTCTCTTCATGAATTAAGTATCCAAAAATATCATTAAACAGTCATAAAAAATTATGTTCTCACCCTAGTGTTGAAAAATGTTGACTTTACAGGCTGTAAACTCGCCACTGTTTGGCATCAGTCATCTTTTGACCCCACGTCAACGCCAGTCTGTATCGT
Above is a window of Procambarus clarkii isolate CNS0578487 chromosome 11, FALCON_Pclarkii_2.0, whole genome shotgun sequence DNA encoding:
- the MCPH1 gene encoding uncharacterized protein MCPH1 isoform X2; its protein translation is MKKRGRGRQKTPLGSKKTSPDLQDVLFNPQMRNSTGATSLVVPETPTNSSTSVVTGSTFTSVMETPDDELLNIVNNCVTNADNKNHEHNEAVVQNSDQINETNDDSLTFAITPDLNLGRTKKLLSILESEHSFAKSLQSQQMKNSSMLFGQNNNNERRRTRVTERVGMLSPVKGKKRLSLADIILPFDLNNSTNGSHKVRSIIEKEHKPRRSMNTPTKPLPTNSRKMLRSQLPNKGDSKVEGDNLEVGKGENVTLHFNSEDLQLTPVVSSSQQALENTIHGIIEGLESQNLDETDPVEGQPPCLLNGETQKQLLLSLKKMKGRRWSVCGKVACEALPGAQALARNLNVNLGGSNKALSSDMSLPDNNPERLKKDNCDAISREPAKPQPELKSILSGVVAYVEVRMECDNRSAVIKEHVRALGAEVQERLNASVTHVIFRDGSKTVFNRAMKRGLHLVSSLWVEACREQQQRVPEALYPSCSIETYSKPLLSAKLRRLRSMQPKELSEEEKLATARARRRLKAVSSPSDSSASSNKQFAFPSYNSEKEAVNSPLFGISHLLTPRQRQSVSSASSEDDENNSEFLSQGINTPLVKRLYDRFFSPKSDGSNTGRIRSKVGLSFDSSSEDVFCGSDEERSARGRVESSILENEESRLTIGSKTQSDESVNLKLRLSNSNNNVEAEEMPVRLTAKPSKSETNFVNPLQDEKGNIQELVYSSSSEFEDSELIKSSSLVADASRGQCEGESTPARCGSGDTPPSRPDNCYFNHNDTNIENKSPVKRKSVTSQENAVSEVNELITKCLIGPKEKKSRINAEETQMNVRITRSKTKSCSNNNKRIVKKKTSVLEVETQTSRSSKKKKTDVNVTSEKESFSFDFSQKTSECNNFSNKDLNSDKSNSIETRTNSVDRTSITNSIDDQHSFIPDSQNTFFSSSQARRRKLLSVDVLMPSQELIIPVTPDGRDKIIRGPYAGLQIKGARTQRAALRDQKDRNSSMPLPRNHKNSFRNRKKSVEFTSLIKGPKYEPTSEEREFVYVQSNSSSQHSLCKEARSDEDELFSSSGDESIFLESKIRPLPQPRKSIEEFQLKNGLKRREKKGKSKSGKNPSICFTSVHSKRHFVMSYALTKDTQGET